GTGTTGTGATGCTCCGCGACCCAGTACCGCGTGAAGCCGAGCGCTTCAACATGCTGAGCCGTCTCGCGGCCGATGGCCAGTGCCTGCCCAACGTTCCCACCCTCGCGAATGGCGATGAGATCGAGCATCGACAACTTTGTATTTGGCAGCGGGTTCATGCTTGCTCCTGAACGGGTTTATCGGCCCCCAAGGCGACCGGATGGCGGCGACTCGCGGCCCAACTGAGCAGCGACAACAGGGCCAGCCCACTACCAATGAGCAGGATGCCGGCCAATTCACTGGTCTTGAACTCTTCGCCAAAGGTCAGTCGTGACGAGAGGATAGCGACAACTGGCGTGCCGAGCACCGAGAGGCTGGCCTCCCAGGCTGGCACCCGGTCAAGGATATAAATCCACAACCACCAGCACATGGCGGTGCTGGCGATGGACATGAACGCCAGGATGCCAAAATAGGATGGCGTCCACTCGGTCGCCCGCTCCGGCACCAGAATTGCCAGCAGAACCAGCGGCACTGCACCGATGATCATCTGCCAGGTAGTCAGGGTCAGCAGGTCAACCGACGTAGTGCTGCGCAGACGCTTGATCAGGATGGTGCCAATGCCCCAGCACAAGGCCGCCATCAGGCCAAGAATTTTACTCAACAGCGTGGCGTGCATGTCCCACGGCTCGATGATCAACAATAGACCGGTCAGCGTACTCGCCGCCGCCAGCCATTGTTTGCCACGCACCCGTTCGCCGAGGATGGGCCAGGCCATCAGAAGGGTCCAGATCGGCATGGTGAAAATCAGTACCGCCGTCTTGCCGGGA
The DNA window shown above is from Dechloromonas sp. HYN0024 and carries:
- a CDS encoding DMT family transporter is translated as MSSYRRWLPALALVVLSLTWGYTWVLAKHGLVYAPPFAFAAERCVGAALALVIAVKLSGRSLRLVAPGQTLAIGLAQVTGFMVFQTWALVEGGPGKTAVLIFTMPIWTLLMAWPILGERVRGKQWLAAASTLTGLLLIIEPWDMHATLLSKILGLMAALCWGIGTILIKRLRSTTSVDLLTLTTWQMIIGAVPLVLLAILVPERATEWTPSYFGILAFMSIASTAMCWWLWIYILDRVPAWEASLSVLGTPVVAILSSRLTFGEEFKTSELAGILLIGSGLALLSLLSWAASRRHPVALGADKPVQEQA